A part of Aurantimicrobium sp. MWH-Uga1 genomic DNA contains:
- a CDS encoding NRAMP family divalent metal transporter, with the protein MAEYYVEIAEPLEPGRKPRQHHPTRERVRGKGYFRRLGPGIVTGAADDDPSGIGTYSQVGAATGNRLLWSAPLLLPLAFAVQEACARIALVTGHGLAGVIKRRMPAPILYLCLALVVVANTVNISADLGSMAAALQLLVPVPQLLGVVLFAAIIVIAEVFVPYHQYAKILRWLCLSLLAYVAVMFVAQVEWSQVLRDLFIPQFTWSKGDIALLIAIAGTTISPYLFFWQSAEEVEERRKSPHYRVTATHVRAMRGDVFAGMFTGVFVMAAIMITAAATLHKNGITNIQTAEQAAQALTPIAGDFAGVLFLLGIVGTGLLSVPVLAGASSYAMAETFGWRESLEKRPSQARAFYGVIFLSILVGLVLNLIGLNPMQFLVIAAITNGLAAPILMAVIWWLASDEKLLGKWKSPLWSRVLLGIATFTMALLPLLWLLAP; encoded by the coding sequence TTGGCAGAATATTACGTAGAAATAGCAGAACCTCTCGAGCCCGGCCGCAAACCACGTCAGCACCACCCCACGCGTGAGCGGGTGAGAGGAAAAGGATATTTTCGCCGCCTCGGTCCGGGTATCGTCACCGGTGCCGCCGATGATGATCCTTCGGGAATTGGTACGTATTCTCAGGTAGGTGCCGCCACCGGGAACCGATTGCTGTGGAGTGCACCCCTGCTGCTTCCCCTCGCTTTTGCCGTTCAAGAAGCCTGCGCACGTATTGCTCTTGTGACTGGACACGGTTTGGCCGGCGTCATAAAGAGGCGCATGCCTGCGCCAATTTTGTACCTGTGTCTGGCGTTGGTTGTTGTTGCCAACACAGTCAATATTTCTGCAGACCTCGGTTCTATGGCTGCGGCGTTGCAGCTTCTTGTTCCTGTTCCACAACTTCTTGGTGTGGTGCTCTTCGCTGCGATTATTGTCATCGCTGAGGTGTTCGTTCCGTACCATCAATACGCCAAGATTCTGCGCTGGTTGTGTTTATCTTTGCTGGCCTACGTGGCTGTGATGTTCGTGGCTCAGGTTGAATGGTCCCAGGTTCTCCGTGATCTCTTTATTCCTCAGTTCACCTGGAGTAAAGGTGACATCGCGTTGCTTATTGCAATTGCGGGAACAACAATTTCTCCCTACCTGTTCTTCTGGCAATCTGCTGAGGAGGTTGAGGAACGACGAAAGAGCCCACACTATCGGGTGACAGCAACACACGTTCGTGCCATGCGTGGAGACGTCTTCGCTGGGATGTTTACCGGAGTTTTTGTGATGGCTGCCATCATGATTACGGCCGCGGCGACGTTGCACAAAAATGGAATTACAAATATTCAAACAGCCGAACAAGCCGCACAGGCACTGACCCCTATTGCGGGAGATTTTGCTGGAGTGCTTTTTTTGCTGGGCATCGTGGGAACAGGTTTGCTCAGTGTTCCCGTCCTGGCAGGAGCGAGTTCCTATGCCATGGCTGAAACCTTTGGCTGGCGTGAGAGTTTAGAGAAGCGCCCCAGCCAAGCTCGGGCTTTCTATGGCGTGATTTTCTTATCCATTTTGGTGGGCCTCGTTCTCAACCTCATCGGGCTCAACCCCATGCAGTTTCTCGTCATTGCTGCAATTACCAATGGCTTGGCCGCGCCAATACTGATGGCGGTGATTTGGTGGCTTGCCAGCGATGAAAAGCTCTTGGGCAAATGGAAGAGCCCCCTGTGGTCCAGAGTGCTTCTGGGCATCGCAACTTTCACAATGGCATTGCTGCCCTTGCTGTGGTTGTTAGCGCCCTAG
- a CDS encoding DUF5652 family protein, translated as MNTDQGLFMEEPGLFALIMVLVLWSSIWKAFALYRAGSLRSVPWFTVLFVLNTAGILEILYLFVFSKKKQKEVAA; from the coding sequence ATGAACACTGATCAAGGTCTCTTCATGGAAGAACCTGGCCTCTTTGCCCTCATCATGGTGCTCGTTCTCTGGAGCTCAATCTGGAAGGCCTTCGCGCTCTATCGCGCAGGGTCGTTGAGGTCTGTTCCCTGGTTCACGGTGCTGTTTGTTCTCAACACTGCAGGCATCCTCGAAATTCTTTACCTCTTTGTCTTCAGCAAGAAGAAGCAGAAAGAAGTAGCTGCCTAG